A genomic stretch from Shewanella woodyi ATCC 51908 includes:
- the mshL gene encoding pilus (MSHA type) biogenesis protein MshL: protein MTAIKTITPLLAFLLVACQSFDRPKPVESKSALNDSIKAEKSKSATPPPMMPESVQNELSSQDLLSGLTPPQRTERRFDVSAKDVDAKVFFPSLIQGTPLSVAVHPDVTGTISLSLKGVTLSEALQVVEDIYGYEVSREKRILRVYPAGMRTETFPLNYLQMERQGLSLTSVNSGRISDNNNSSSSSGGNSNNNNGSSQSNSSSNNSSSNSSNDTTNGTFIRSKTKTDFWGELEETLVSIVGSTGNGRQVVITPQAGLVTIRAFPNELRQVRTFLQTAESHLQRQVILEAKILEVTLSDGYQQGIEWQNVLGHVGDTDISFGTSPSGSGLSDSITSAIGGVTSMKISGADFTTMINLLDTQGDVDVLSSPRVTATNNQKAVIKVGKDEYFVTDVSSTTVAGTTPVTSPEVELTPFFSGIALDVTPQIDGEGNILLHIHPSVINIKEQTKTIKISGSELELPLAQSDIRESDTVIKAKTGEVVVIGGLMKSENIDLVSKVPLLGDIPLVGELFTNRSKSLQKTELVLLLKPTVVEADTWKQELKRSKELLDRWYPEDEQEQGQ, encoded by the coding sequence ATGACAGCGATTAAAACAATTACGCCTCTGTTAGCGTTTTTATTGGTAGCCTGTCAGTCCTTCGACAGGCCTAAGCCAGTAGAGTCGAAATCTGCCTTGAATGATTCGATAAAGGCTGAAAAGAGTAAGAGTGCCACGCCACCACCTATGATGCCTGAATCAGTTCAAAATGAGTTGTCGTCACAGGACCTATTATCGGGATTAACGCCACCTCAAAGAACTGAACGTCGTTTTGATGTTTCGGCAAAAGATGTTGATGCTAAAGTATTTTTTCCTAGTTTAATTCAAGGTACTCCACTGAGTGTCGCCGTGCATCCAGATGTTACTGGAACTATCTCTTTATCGTTAAAGGGGGTGACTCTAAGTGAAGCATTGCAGGTTGTTGAGGATATTTACGGTTATGAAGTCAGCCGAGAGAAGCGTATTTTACGTGTTTATCCCGCTGGAATGCGCACTGAAACATTTCCGTTAAATTATCTACAGATGGAGCGTCAAGGGTTATCGCTGACATCAGTTAATTCTGGGCGTATATCTGATAATAACAATAGCAGCTCAAGTTCAGGTGGTAACAGCAACAACAATAATGGCAGTAGTCAGTCTAACTCATCGAGTAACAACTCAAGCTCAAATAGTAGTAATGACACGACAAACGGCACGTTTATCCGCTCAAAGACTAAGACAGACTTCTGGGGAGAGCTGGAAGAAACACTAGTTTCGATTGTTGGCAGTACAGGTAACGGGCGTCAGGTTGTTATTACTCCACAAGCTGGGCTTGTCACCATTAGAGCGTTTCCAAATGAGTTGCGTCAGGTTCGAACGTTTTTGCAAACAGCTGAGTCACACCTGCAACGTCAAGTGATATTGGAAGCAAAGATTTTAGAGGTGACTCTATCTGATGGTTATCAACAGGGAATTGAGTGGCAAAATGTGCTTGGTCATGTTGGTGATACCGATATCTCATTTGGGACTTCACCTTCAGGTAGTGGCTTAAGCGATTCAATTACCAGCGCTATTGGTGGTGTAACCTCCATGAAAATCTCAGGCGCTGATTTCACCACGATGATCAATCTACTCGATACTCAAGGTGATGTGGATGTGCTCTCTAGCCCGAGAGTGACAGCGACAAATAACCAAAAAGCAGTGATTAAAGTGGGTAAAGATGAGTATTTTGTTACCGATGTTTCATCTACTACAGTCGCTGGTACGACACCTGTGACCTCCCCTGAAGTTGAGTTGACACCTTTCTTCTCAGGTATTGCGCTGGATGTAACACCTCAAATTGATGGTGAAGGGAACATTTTACTGCATATTCACCCTTCAGTTATCAATATAAAAGAGCAGACGAAAACCATTAAGATCTCAGGGAGTGAATTAGAGCTGCCTTTAGCCCAGAGCGATATCCGTGAGTCAGATACTGTTATTAAAGCGAAAACTGGTGAAGTGGTTGTCATCGGTGGGTTGATGAAGAGCGAGAATATTGATCTGGTTTCGAAAGTGCCGCTTCTCGGTGACATTCCTCTTGTTGGAGAACTATTTACTAACCGATCTAAGTCACTACAGAAAACCGAACTTGTACTGCTACTAAAGCCTACAGTGGTAGAGGCAGACACCTGGAAGCAGGAGTTAAAGCGCTCTAAAGAGCTACTTGATCGT
- a CDS encoding PilN domain-containing protein, whose amino-acid sequence MTMKMRVNLYSESLLPAELRLSFRRMVTGIVAMLLLFSFGSIFTYMLILDLETDNRELTSQKSSLEAKKRELESKIAQRSPDAKLVAKVDLLAQQIELKRMLLGELSQREALTSKGYSPLMKDLARVANSSIWLNRFQVEGDNFIFEGYTAAPHNVPLWVDRLKMTETLKGQAFASMTMNRGEDKPLSFTLASTGEEESQ is encoded by the coding sequence ATGACCATGAAGATGCGTGTTAACCTCTACTCAGAATCTCTTTTACCTGCAGAGTTACGGCTCTCTTTTCGTCGTATGGTGACAGGTATAGTGGCTATGCTGTTGCTATTTAGCTTTGGTTCTATCTTTACTTATATGCTTATTTTAGATCTCGAAACTGATAATCGAGAGCTAACCAGTCAAAAGAGTAGCCTAGAGGCAAAGAAGCGAGAACTTGAATCTAAGATTGCCCAACGCTCACCGGATGCAAAACTTGTAGCCAAAGTTGATCTGCTTGCACAACAGATAGAGCTTAAACGTATGCTGTTGGGAGAGCTGAGTCAAAGGGAGGCGCTGACCAGTAAAGGGTACTCACCGTTAATGAAAGATCTTGCTCGGGTTGCTAATTCGAGTATCTGGCTAAACCGGTTTCAAGTAGAGGGTGATAATTTCATCTTTGAAGGTTATACCGCAGCTCCCCATAACGTTCCTCTCTGGGTCGACAGGCTTAAGATGACAGAAACATTAAAAGGGCAGGCATTTGCATCTATGACGATGAATCGAGGTGAGGATAAACCTCTCTCTTTCACTTTGGCAAGTACTGGTGAGGAGGAGAGTCAATGA
- the csrD gene encoding RNase E specificity factor CsrD: MKLTRLLTNKLTSFWFLSLAAVALLFLLTAFISFLQLTSEFQQQKVTELETMLVHHFDSGESSTPLDSWLPSVLSAYKVTSLVLKDGENTLYEHHAKEDGSGFVYYESQLNHVSNLSLSMKLPQPFKMYSFSWLPLIVFLTGVGFIVLFVRSGYLWLSTQLQGIEDLAARSKLILNNDYEQALAEKGHGKPRMINRALTHMLLELDDAQKQRARFDQFIRSNTFLDPETGIGNRLFLKNRLDALSNDRGMMAPGVLFLLEMEDLDLLLQEIGEELIDEILLQTISDINQILDSQANSIFSRRSYNQFAIVVPQISLKDVEKLAAKLLKVCLNHQLPDGISSDDFYHIGAAYFKVGEAKEQLIEEAERALRAAQFQGSSGWFMYDKGAVDEELAKGSVRWRSFLEYALVNRRLVVFSQPVVDSDMETHHLEISSRIRDNQENLIRATLYIPMAIKCGLTPQFERQVIETVLFDLLGDRNDTKTKYSVNLSLDTLMSRAFIRWLKTTLLEYRHLTPRLIFEINEDIVVHNREQLASRLDMIRKMGASLCVDRVGQEVVSTQYIKECHFDLIKLHRSIVRQIHLRQENQLFVRSLIGGLYRTEVQVFAEGVESFEEWHTLKILGVSAGQGSIFSDPVEEV, encoded by the coding sequence ATGAAACTCACTCGACTTTTAACAAATAAACTAACCAGTTTTTGGTTTCTCTCATTGGCTGCGGTAGCCTTGCTATTTTTACTGACAGCATTTATCAGTTTTTTACAGCTAACATCTGAGTTTCAGCAACAGAAAGTGACAGAGCTTGAGACTATGTTAGTTCATCATTTTGATTCAGGTGAGAGTTCAACGCCTTTGGACTCTTGGCTCCCCTCTGTGTTATCTGCTTATAAAGTGACAAGTTTAGTGTTGAAAGATGGGGAAAATACCCTATACGAACATCATGCTAAAGAGGATGGTTCAGGCTTTGTCTATTATGAAAGCCAGTTGAATCATGTTTCAAACTTAAGTTTGTCGATGAAGCTGCCCCAGCCTTTTAAAATGTACAGCTTTAGCTGGCTCCCCTTGATTGTTTTCCTGACAGGGGTCGGCTTTATTGTCCTATTTGTTCGCTCTGGTTACCTCTGGTTATCTACGCAGTTGCAAGGGATTGAAGACCTAGCAGCCAGAAGTAAATTGATCCTTAATAATGACTATGAGCAAGCATTAGCCGAGAAGGGACATGGTAAACCTAGAATGATAAACCGGGCGCTGACTCATATGCTGTTAGAGCTCGATGATGCACAGAAACAGCGAGCGCGCTTCGATCAATTTATTCGCTCAAATACCTTTCTTGATCCTGAAACGGGCATAGGCAACAGACTCTTTTTGAAAAATCGTCTGGACGCACTTAGTAATGACCGTGGCATGATGGCACCTGGAGTACTGTTTCTGCTGGAGATGGAAGATCTTGATCTTCTGTTACAGGAGATAGGGGAGGAGCTGATAGATGAAATATTACTTCAGACAATTAGCGATATTAATCAGATTTTGGATAGCCAAGCTAATAGTATTTTCTCTCGTCGCTCCTATAACCAGTTTGCGATTGTCGTGCCCCAAATCTCTCTAAAAGATGTTGAAAAACTTGCGGCTAAGTTACTTAAGGTGTGCTTAAACCATCAACTCCCCGATGGGATAAGCAGTGATGATTTTTATCATATTGGAGCGGCATATTTCAAAGTTGGTGAAGCGAAAGAGCAACTGATTGAAGAGGCTGAACGTGCGCTGAGGGCTGCTCAGTTTCAAGGTTCAAGCGGCTGGTTTATGTATGACAAAGGTGCTGTGGATGAAGAGCTCGCCAAAGGTTCTGTACGCTGGAGGAGCTTTCTTGAGTATGCGCTGGTTAATCGACGTTTGGTGGTTTTCTCTCAGCCGGTTGTTGATAGTGACATGGAGACCCATCATCTGGAGATCTCCAGTCGTATTAGAGACAATCAGGAGAATTTAATTCGAGCAACTCTCTATATCCCCATGGCGATTAAGTGTGGGTTAACGCCCCAGTTTGAGAGACAGGTGATTGAAACTGTGCTGTTTGATTTATTAGGTGATCGTAATGATACTAAGACTAAATACAGTGTTAATTTAAGTTTAGATACTTTGATGAGCCGTGCATTTATTCGTTGGTTGAAAACCACCTTGCTTGAGTATCGTCATCTGACCCCTAGATTGATATTTGAAATTAATGAAGACATAGTGGTACACAATCGAGAACAGTTGGCCTCACGCCTAGATATGATCAGAAAGATGGGGGCGAGTCTGTGTGTTGATCGTGTAGGTCAAGAGGTGGTGAGTACTCAATATATTAAAGAGTGTCATTTTGATCTGATTAAATTACATAGGTCAATTGTTCGACAGATACATTTAAGGCAAGAAAATCAGTTGTTTGTTCGAAGTTTGATCGGTGGGCTATATCGGACAGAAGTTCAAGTCTTTGCCGAAGGTGTAGAATCGTTTGAAGAGTGGCACACATTGAAAATATTAGGGGTTAGTGCAGGTCAAGGAAGTATCTTTAGTGATCCGGTAGAGGAAGTTTAA
- a CDS encoding malic enzyme-like NAD(P)-binding protein, whose product MSDFRQQALDYHEFPVPGKTAVCLTKSAETSMDLALAYSPGVAEPVREIAANPDNAYRYTAKGNTVAVISNGTAILGLGNLGPLASKPVMEGKALLFKRFANIDSTDIEVKHRTPEEFINTVEAIADTFGGINLEDIKAPECFEIEKALIERCNVPVFHDDQHGTAIVTAAGMINALEIQGKKIEESIFVCMGAGAAAIACMTMLVKCGVQRENVYMLDRKGVIHTRRDDINEYKALFANNTDKRTLQDVIKGADAFLGLSGPDVLSAEDIALMAENPVVFACSNPDPEIKPEVAHEARKDLIMGTGRSDYPNQVNNVLCFPFIFRGALDVRASQINDEMKIAAVHAIAELAKEEVPASVLAAYPDVSELKFGPQYVIPKPMDPRLLQNVAKAVAQAAIDSGVAAIQSLPENYLG is encoded by the coding sequence ATGTCAGATTTTCGTCAACAAGCCCTCGATTACCATGAGTTTCCAGTGCCAGGAAAAACAGCCGTTTGCCTGACTAAATCAGCTGAAACCAGTATGGATTTAGCATTAGCCTATAGCCCGGGTGTTGCTGAACCTGTACGTGAAATTGCTGCGAACCCAGATAATGCCTATCGCTACACAGCTAAGGGAAATACCGTTGCGGTTATCTCTAACGGTACTGCAATTTTAGGTCTGGGAAATCTGGGGCCTTTGGCATCTAAACCTGTTATGGAAGGTAAAGCACTGCTATTTAAACGCTTCGCTAATATTGACTCCACTGATATTGAAGTCAAACACCGTACACCTGAAGAGTTTATCAATACCGTAGAAGCGATTGCCGATACATTTGGTGGTATTAATTTAGAAGATATCAAAGCGCCAGAGTGTTTTGAGATTGAGAAGGCATTGATTGAGCGCTGTAATGTTCCTGTATTTCATGATGATCAACATGGTACCGCCATTGTTACTGCTGCGGGCATGATCAACGCACTTGAGATCCAAGGTAAGAAGATTGAGGAGTCAATTTTCGTTTGTATGGGAGCAGGTGCTGCTGCAATCGCATGCATGACAATGCTGGTTAAGTGTGGTGTACAGCGTGAAAATGTTTACATGTTAGATAGAAAAGGTGTGATCCATACACGCCGCGATGATATCAACGAGTACAAGGCCTTATTTGCTAATAACACCGATAAGCGTACCTTGCAGGATGTGATTAAAGGGGCTGATGCATTCTTAGGTCTATCTGGACCTGATGTGTTGAGCGCTGAAGATATTGCACTGATGGCGGAAAATCCAGTTGTCTTCGCTTGCTCAAATCCTGATCCTGAAATCAAGCCTGAAGTGGCCCATGAGGCTCGTAAAGACTTGATTATGGGGACTGGGCGTAGCGATTACCCTAACCAAGTGAATAATGTACTCTGCTTCCCGTTTATTTTCCGTGGCGCACTCGATGTTCGCGCTTCTCAAATTAATGATGAGATGAAGATTGCCGCAGTACATGCCATAGCAGAATTGGCTAAAGAAGAGGTTCCTGCTTCTGTTTTGGCTGCCTACCCAGATGTGTCTGAATTGAAGTTTGGACCACAGTATGTGATCCCTAAGCCTATGGATCCAAGATTACTTCAAAATGTCGCTAAGGCGGTGGCACAGGCTGCTATTGATTCAGGCGTTGCTGCTATACAGAGCTTACCAGAGAACTACCTGGGCTAA
- the rpmE gene encoding 50S ribosomal protein L31 — translation MKPGIHPEYAEITATCTCGNVIKVNSTAGKSLHLDVCGACHPFYTGTQKIVDTGGRIDKFNKRFGALGKK, via the coding sequence ATGAAACCAGGCATTCATCCTGAATACGCAGAAATCACTGCAACTTGTACTTGTGGTAACGTAATTAAAGTAAACTCAACTGCAGGTAAGTCTCTGCACTTGGACGTATGTGGTGCATGTCACCCATTCTACACAGGTACACAGAAAATTGTTGATACCGGTGGACGTATCGACAAGTTCAACAAGCGCTTCGGTGCACTTGGTAAGAAGTAA
- a CDS encoding LysM peptidoglycan-binding domain-containing protein, which produces MAKIAKVMTLFIFVLGSFTFVNRDAHAQITHVSINQKLFSLGEYPKFRLNIVSESGNYSKMQFVVQQGGSEERLMVKPINKFLLLLTGVEDVVDPSARLVIREYRVNKWRDVKRFELFSGDEQHVTPRVKKKVLESEIKRVESRLVELQGAGALNDGACQLSTLPGQTLWRIATQYSKEWGMSPQGGAVAIYEANPQAFSAESISSLRADSKLMCPSDLIKNKYKDPNVAQRTYKTLLN; this is translated from the coding sequence ATGGCAAAAATAGCTAAGGTAATGACGCTATTTATATTCGTGTTAGGCAGTTTTACATTTGTAAACCGAGATGCGCATGCCCAGATCACCCATGTCAGTATTAACCAGAAGTTATTCAGTTTAGGTGAGTATCCTAAGTTTAGGCTTAACATCGTCTCTGAAAGTGGCAACTACAGTAAGATGCAGTTTGTGGTCCAGCAAGGTGGCAGTGAAGAGAGGTTGATGGTTAAACCTATCAATAAATTTCTACTTTTGCTCACAGGTGTTGAAGATGTGGTTGACCCATCGGCACGTTTAGTTATTAGAGAGTATCGAGTCAATAAGTGGCGGGATGTGAAGCGTTTTGAACTCTTCAGTGGCGATGAGCAACATGTCACACCAAGGGTAAAGAAAAAAGTGCTAGAGAGTGAGATTAAAAGGGTGGAAAGCCGTCTTGTTGAACTGCAAGGTGCTGGGGCTCTGAATGATGGTGCTTGTCAACTGAGCACTTTACCTGGGCAGACCCTTTGGCGCATCGCAACGCAATATAGTAAAGAGTGGGGGATGTCACCTCAAGGTGGTGCAGTAGCTATTTATGAGGCAAACCCTCAGGCATTTAGTGCTGAGAGCATAAGTAGTTTAAGGGCTGACTCCAAATTAATGTGCCCGTCTGATCTAATTAAAAATAAGTACAAAGACCCTAATGTCGCGCAGCGAACATATAAAACATTACTTAATTAA